In a genomic window of [Empedobacter] haloabium:
- a CDS encoding ABC transporter ATP-binding protein, protein MSDFDNPALALRGLSKKFDRTVVAALDLTVRRGEIYALLGANGAGKTTTLRMATGLLLPDAGSVHIFGVDLHAQPEAAKRPLAYLPDEPLLYGKLTPREYLVFMAGLWSIPARQAAASADELLALLGLAPHARQLTESFSRGMKQKLALAGALIHQPALIILDEPLTGLDAHAARQVKDLLQRHAAAGGTVVMTTHILEVAERLADRIGILQHGRLVGQGSLDQLRHQAQRHEASLEDVFLRLTGSADATA, encoded by the coding sequence ATGTCCGACTTTGACAACCCTGCTCTGGCCCTGCGCGGGCTCAGCAAGAAGTTCGACCGCACGGTCGTGGCTGCGCTGGACCTGACCGTCCGGCGCGGCGAGATCTACGCCCTGCTGGGCGCCAATGGCGCCGGCAAGACCACCACGCTGCGCATGGCGACCGGCCTGCTGCTGCCGGATGCCGGCAGCGTGCACATCTTCGGTGTCGACCTGCACGCCCAGCCGGAGGCGGCGAAACGGCCGCTGGCCTACCTGCCGGACGAACCCCTACTTTACGGCAAGCTGACGCCGCGCGAGTACCTGGTCTTCATGGCCGGGCTATGGAGCATCCCCGCCAGGCAGGCCGCCGCCAGCGCGGACGAGCTGCTGGCGCTGCTCGGGCTCGCCCCGCACGCGCGGCAACTGACCGAAAGTTTTTCGCGCGGCATGAAACAAAAACTGGCGCTGGCCGGCGCCCTGATCCATCAGCCGGCGCTGATCATCCTGGACGAACCGCTGACCGGACTGGATGCCCACGCGGCGCGCCAGGTCAAGGACCTGCTGCAGCGCCACGCCGCGGCGGGCGGCACGGTCGTGATGACCACGCACATCCTGGAAGTGGCGGAACGCCTGGCCGATCGCATCGGCATCCTGCAGCATGGCCGCCTGGTCGGCCAGGGCAGTCTCGATCAGTTGCGGCACCAGGCGCAGCGGCATGAGGCCTCGCTGGAAGATGTCTTTCTGCGCCTGACGGGAAGCGCCGATGCCACTGCCTGA
- a CDS encoding catalase family protein: MSHDQPTYVRYHPGLEVKQANEDAIIDTIVESMLRVNQKVFDKHRHATRDAHAKSHGVLKGRLDVYDNLPEPLRQGVFASPASYPAVLRLSTAPGDLHSDRIPAPRGMAIKLLGVPGPQLLPGREHAHTQDFLLVNHPVIAFGHAAAYLKTQQLLEKHADDPEAVRKLLAALAHGGSKALHLLGIENPTVDTLGAPNHHILGETFYSMAALRHGDYVAKLCAAPLSENVRALTGQPLRDDAGDSELRDLVVDFFRQQGAEYELRVQLCTDIEKMPIEDASVRWDEEASPYLPVAKLTIPPQEAFSPARRVFADDVLSFNPWQGIEAHRPLGSIMRARIRAYETSSRFRHEMNAQPRIEIDDLAQVPD, encoded by the coding sequence ATGAGTCACGACCAACCGACTTATGTCCGCTACCACCCCGGCCTGGAAGTCAAGCAGGCCAACGAAGACGCCATCATCGACACCATCGTCGAATCGATGCTGCGGGTGAACCAGAAGGTCTTCGACAAGCACCGGCACGCCACGCGCGATGCCCACGCCAAGAGCCACGGCGTGCTGAAAGGCCGGCTCGACGTCTACGACAACCTGCCCGAGCCGCTGCGCCAGGGCGTGTTCGCCAGCCCGGCCAGCTATCCCGCCGTGCTGCGCCTGTCCACCGCGCCGGGCGACCTGCACAGCGACCGCATCCCGGCGCCGCGCGGCATGGCGATCAAGCTGCTGGGCGTACCAGGGCCGCAACTGCTGCCCGGCCGCGAGCACGCCCACACGCAGGACTTCCTGCTGGTGAACCACCCCGTGATCGCGTTCGGCCACGCGGCCGCCTACCTGAAGACCCAGCAACTGCTGGAGAAACACGCCGACGATCCCGAGGCCGTGCGCAAGCTGCTGGCCGCGCTGGCCCATGGCGGCAGCAAGGCGCTGCACCTGCTCGGGATCGAGAACCCCACCGTCGACACGCTGGGCGCGCCGAACCATCACATCCTGGGCGAGACGTTCTACAGCATGGCCGCGCTGCGCCACGGCGACTACGTGGCCAAGTTGTGCGCGGCACCGCTGTCGGAGAACGTGCGTGCGCTGACCGGCCAACCGCTGCGCGACGATGCCGGCGACTCGGAACTGCGCGACCTCGTGGTCGACTTCTTCCGCCAGCAGGGCGCCGAATACGAGCTGCGGGTGCAGCTGTGTACCGACATCGAGAAGATGCCGATCGAGGACGCGTCGGTGCGCTGGGACGAGGAAGCATCGCCCTATCTGCCGGTGGCGAAGCTGACGATCCCGCCGCAAGAGGCCTTCAGCCCCGCGCGACGCGTGTTTGCCGACGACGTGCTGTCGTTCAATCCATGGCAGGGCATCGAGGCGCATCGCCCACTGGGTTCGATCATGCGTGCGCGCATCCGCGCCTACGAGACGTCGAGCCGCTTCCGCCACGAGATGAACGCGCAGCCGCGCATCGAGATCGACGACCTGGCCCAAGTGCCGGACTGA
- a CDS encoding thiol:disulfide interchange protein DsbA/DsbL translates to MRTSLIKLPGLALAGLLAACTPPDRPAAFTELHIARDRLAPAGDAIDVTEFFMYSCGHCAAFDAPLHAWAGQRQAVRLQRLPIAFSDRDVPLQRLYFAVQALPDPQRLHRRIFDAIHRQHLKLDSEDALADFMAAQGIDRAAFLAAYRAPAVQGQLDRVLALRHRYAVRAVPTLVVADRFVTSPGMVESSALAEDAGQTVEQATLRLVDRLLVLARTGVPGG, encoded by the coding sequence ATGCGCACATCGCTCATCAAGCTGCCAGGACTGGCCTTGGCCGGCTTGCTGGCTGCCTGCACGCCGCCGGACCGTCCAGCAGCCTTTACGGAACTGCACATCGCCCGCGACCGCCTCGCGCCAGCTGGCGACGCCATCGACGTCACCGAGTTCTTCATGTATTCATGCGGCCATTGCGCCGCGTTCGACGCGCCCCTGCATGCCTGGGCGGGCCAGCGCCAGGCAGTCCGGTTGCAGCGGCTGCCGATCGCGTTCAGCGACCGCGACGTTCCGCTGCAAAGGCTGTATTTCGCCGTCCAGGCCCTGCCCGATCCGCAGCGGCTCCATCGACGCATCTTCGACGCGATCCATCGCCAGCACCTGAAGCTCGACAGCGAAGACGCGCTGGCCGATTTCATGGCCGCACAAGGCATCGACCGCGCCGCCTTCCTGGCTGCCTATCGCGCCCCGGCGGTACAGGGCCAGCTCGATCGCGTACTGGCGCTGCGACATCGCTACGCGGTCAGGGCGGTGCCGACGCTTGTCGTCGCCGACCGCTTCGTGACCTCGCCTGGGATGGTCGAAAGCAGTGCCTTGGCAGAGGATGCCGGACAGACGGTCGAACAGGCCACGCTGCGCCTGGTCGATCGGTTGCTTGTGTTGGCGCGCACGGGCGTCCCGGGGGGCTGA